The Apium graveolens cultivar Ventura chromosome 6, ASM990537v1, whole genome shotgun sequence genome contains a region encoding:
- the LOC141665745 gene encoding uncharacterized protein LOC141665745: MELYMRCTQWLIRKFKEVRLECVPREKNSNALAKMGSWQEAMFLGSIPLEIQEIPSILEVEVMQVDEAPKETWMMPIFAYIHKGTIPEDKFKAQRLRYQDVRYVMYDEFLYKRGFNQPFLRCVDKEEGNYILREVHEGICSNHSGGNSLVMKVLRQGYYWPTIKEDATNFVRVCDRYQRFIDYSSMPATLLTPMMERKSKTLCITPLYADLEFLTSLSLTMESSSIVRSCDSYVRI; this comes from the coding sequence ATGGAACTATATATGAGGTGCACGCAGTGGCTAATTCGAAAGTTCAAGGAGGTTAGACTGGAATGTGTACCGCGAGAAAAGAATAGCAACGCTTTGGCAAAAATGGGATCCTGGCAGGAGGCCATGTTTTTGGGATCTATACCCTTAGAAATCCAAGAGATTCCTAGTATCCTGGAGGTCGAAGTTATGCAAGTAGATGAGGCACCTAAGGAAACCTGGATGATGCCCATCTTTGCCTACATTCATAAGGGAACAATCCCTGAGGATAAGTTCAAGGCCCAACGACTCCGCTACCAAGATGTGAGGTATGTGATGTATGATGAATTTTTATATAAGAGAGGCTTCAATCAACCGTTTCTTAGATGTGTCGATAAAGAAGAGGGAAATTACATTTTGAGGGAAGTGCATGAAGGAATTTGTAGTAATCACTCAGGGGGTAACTCATTGGTGATGAAGGTTCTACGCCAAGGTTATTATTGGCCTACGATAAAGGAGGATGCTACGAATTTTGTTAGAGTATGCGATCGCTACCAACGCTTTATAGATTACTCATCTATGCCAGCAACGCTTTTGACACCTATGATGGAAAGAAAATCAAAGACTTTGTGTATAACTCCATTGTATGCAGATTTGGAATTCCTTACAAGCTTGTCTCTGACAATGGAAAGCAGTTCGATAGTAAGGAGTTGCGACAGCTATGTGAGGATTTGA